GCGTACCGTCCCTTCCGGAAATCCTGCATCGCCTCATCGAAATAGGGCCATGGGGGCGTTTCCTGCGACGGCGTGATGGGTGCGGCCGACGCAGGTTCGGGAATCGTGGGCGGCGCCCCGACTTCCGGCGGGGAGACGGATCCGGTCGTGGTGCCCCCTGTTTTTTCGCCCGTTAATGACTCTACGATCCGGGCAGGCTTGTCTGCAGGTGAAGCGATCATCGCCGGCTGTATTGACCGGGTAGGCCCTGTTTTGTTCTTTGCCGTCAGGGCCCGTGCTCGAACCGGGGGATTCCTCATTTTATGGGCAGAGGTCGGGGCAATCGAGGAGGACCTCCTTTCCACCTGTGCGACGATCCTCTTGGCAGAAGAACCGACGATCCTCACCGAATCGGCGAGACCGTTCTCCCTGAGTTTTTTCCCATCCGCGTTTGCGCCGGCCTCCGTCGGGTAAGGGCCCGATACGACCGTATACTGGATTGCCCCTCCCTGCCGGTTTTCCCGATAGAAAGCGCGGGATCCCTGCTCTTTTAGTCGCGATACCGCGGAAAAGGCCATCGCCTGATCCCGACAAATCGAAACAGCGAGGTAATGACCTCCTGCCCGTTTTTCCTGGCCGTGGGCCATGGCAGCGTGAGAAAAAACCATCTGCCAGAGAACCAGACACAGAGGGATCAGCGAAGACCTTCTCATCCATGAAGACGGAAGCGAGCCCGCTCCTGAGTCAGCCATAATCGGTTCCATGACGGATTAAATGCCTTTCATCAATCTTGAAATTGCGGCGCCAGACGTAACCCCCTCTGCCGCTACGGGGTCATTGTCCAGCTTAAGCCACAATTTACATACCAGAATCATGCCATACCCTTTCCCCTTCGGGTAAACGGGAGGAAGGCCCATCGATCGTCCCGGCCTCTCTCAAGGCAGCCAAATATTTGGCACCCGTCTTCCCCGTCCTTCCCGACCAGGGCTGTCCCCCATCGCTTCCTTGGCTCTCGAACCGTTCCTGAAAGCTGAATATTTCCGTTGCGGGGTTTTTTTAATCCCTGGGCACCGGGATATATCGATCCGGTATTACTCTTGCAGGCATTTCTTCACCATCAATCCAGGAAACAGGCGGTCCCTGTTTCACGACGGACAGAGAACAAAAACGCCCTCCGGCCAGGGGAACAAGCATGTGAGGAGAAAATGACAGGATGAGAACAGAAAACAAAAGACAAGGAGAGGATAATAAAAGGGAATATTCCCGCGTATACGCCATGCTCCCATTCGCTTCCAGGATATGCTCCCCTGAAGAACAGCCCCTCCCACAGGCAAAACTGTTTGGGGAACCGCTTTACAGTGAATTCTCGACTTTACCCGAAATTGGGGACGCCCATTTATCCGTGTGGCTGAAAACGATCAACACCAAGTTGGATGCAATCATGCGCATGATTGCCATATACCAGGGAGGCTTTGAAGCGTTGCCGTCAAAACCTGTTACCATCAGCGCAAACGGGATGGATTTCTTTGCCGATGCCGATGCGGCGGTGGGAACCCTGATGGAAGTGAAAATCATCCTTTTTTCGCTGCCTCCGGTGGCCGTCCAGCTCTACGGCGAGGTGCGATCCTCTGTCAAGAGCGGAAACCAGCACCGTCTTGCCCTGAGGTTTTTGGATATGGACGATCATATCCGGAATGAAATCGTCAGATTCGTATTTGAAAAGGAAAGAGAAATCCTGCGGGCCAAAAGAGGTGAGAAAGAATTTCTATGATTGCCGTCATTGGTTTCCTCGTTGTCCTGTCCTGTGTCTTCGGAGGTTATCTCCTTGCCCACGGGAATTTATCCGTCCTGTTTCAGCCGACGGAACTGCTGATTATCGGCGGCGGCGCCATCGGCGGGTTACTCATTGCCTCTCCCTTGAAACTCGTCAAAAAGATTATCGGGGCCTCGATGGGGATCTTCGTGGGGAAACAGATGTCAAAGGACGACTACCTGGAGGCGCTCCTTCTGCTGAACAGCATATTTTACAAGATCCGCCAGCAGGGACTCGTATCAATTGAATCGGACGTGGACTATCCGGAGGAAAGCCCCGTATTCAGTAAGTACCCAAAAATTTTGAAGAACGAACGGGCCATCAACCTGATCACCGACACCCTCCGGACCGTCATCACCACAACGATTGCCCCCCACGAACTGGACGCTCTCCTGGAAAACGAGCTGGACGTGTACACGGAGGAGCTGAC
This genomic stretch from Deltaproteobacteria bacterium harbors:
- a CDS encoding PilZ domain-containing protein codes for the protein MRTENKRQGEDNKREYSRVYAMLPFASRICSPEEQPLPQAKLFGEPLYSEFSTLPEIGDAHLSVWLKTINTKLDAIMRMIAIYQGGFEALPSKPVTISANGMDFFADADAAVGTLMEVKIILFSLPPVAVQLYGEVRSSVKSGNQHRLALRFLDMDDHIRNEIVRFVFEKEREILRAKRGEKEFL
- the motA gene encoding flagellar motor stator protein MotA, producing the protein MIAVIGFLVVLSCVFGGYLLAHGNLSVLFQPTELLIIGGGAIGGLLIASPLKLVKKIIGASMGIFVGKQMSKDDYLEALLLLNSIFYKIRQQGLVSIESDVDYPEESPVFSKYPKILKNERAINLITDTLRTVITTTIAPHELDALLENELDVYTEELTAPSKSVNFVADALPGLGIVAAVLGVVITMGKIGEPPEILGHHIGAALVGTFLGVLLCYGFVGPMGKNMEHTAAEHLQYLMMLKVSLLS